In a genomic window of Brettanomyces nanus chromosome 1, complete sequence:
- a CDS encoding uncharacterized protein (EggNog:ENOG41~BUSCO:EOG093408OX), producing the protein MMTESGGVRAISPIFNVGPICALQILETDNDTVLAGEGPILKAYNFKTGDVIARMRAFPRNKVHGISVYETEKPELVAVFGGRSLSVISYDHFKKNAAEFKEYAVGDWILAVEFSLDGSKLYCLTAHNVVVTVDVASMMLIDSKNCGWKSILYSGSIKALKDGRILICSGTVMNGILVWELTSSKLLYNLTDHEGSIFGVKPSNCGKYLLSCSDDRSIRVWDLSKGELLATGWGHGARIWGLSFFSFDSNHGFKVFSCSEDCTARVWKYANGSGELVQQRLISCHTGRSIWSECVNDKLKIGFTGGADGKLKVHDLAPDIRLGYVSCLWTVSGISKQTDIGFEKVETIKSYYDFGYGLFAVSSLGKCFAVNNSHQWNHLFEDARFARFSLVTGFKHTGIVVLCNKSGIMILLKFDSTCNLLSRSEILIPTISRLGNILTSSTNDKLLLLAESPNPQDCLVLQEIDEATSKVIYTSLLVKPQENIAISSLLYDADTQYLVVGSRFATIILYDMSIGTEVPVCAYYKNQVKGDTVSELLVASADKISRELSFYVTMKDGRFYIIKVGTNRQMEILEDNRLQRGFLEGLLIGSNGELLLYGFKSDCFYVWNETTQDEIVRIVCGGPHRQWSFYYWHEEGKLRFRFVFTRASDIMMVQNGSQQFVDYLNVGLHGREIRSMAVMNGPSENEKLLISGGEDTTVKLSELKMDGTIKLLWTQRQHGSGLQSVHVVNDEYVMSSSAREELYLWKVSQATGKPSICLYRTIRPISKHPDLRVMDFDTLEIKDKGKPIGFIVATVYSNSLICLWYFNYVEKSYKMFVNDYYRQCCILSVHFMILRGKIYLTAASTNGYLSIYNVDSLLSKYFELGSGNTLIMTGDGTFEVSKLGRLIVDKQLHQSSIKALDYRYVSESEIVIVTGGDDNSLILSKINMKNDAESDSVQVEVLSYISDAAASTITCVNMIDENRVVVSSVDQKFRVWSIKGGNLQLLDDEYTTVADIGCAVVSEFNGVKMVLIGGAGVSVWKLNE; encoded by the coding sequence ATGATGACAGAATCTGGAGGTGTACGTGCGATTTCCCCAATCTTTAATGTTGGACCAATTTGTGCccttcaaatccttgaaaCTGACAACGATACCGTTCTAGCCGGTGAGGGACCAATTCTAAAGGCCTACAATTTTAAAACGGGTGATGTCATTGCCAGAATGCGGGCCTTTCCTAGGAATAAGGTACATGGAATAAGTGTCTATGAGACCGAAAAGCCTGAATTAGTGGCTGTTTTCGGTGGAAGGTCGCTTAGCGTTATTTCCTATGATcatttcaagaagaatgctGCTGAATTCAAGGAGTATGCGGTGGGAGACTGGATCTTGGCGGTTGAGTTCTCTCTTGACGGATCGAAACTCTACTGTTTAACAGCTCACAATGTTGTCGTAACTGTTGATGTTGCTAGTATGATGCTTATAGACTCAAAAAACTGTGGCTGGAAGTCTATACTTTATTCTGGTTCTATCAAAGCTCtcaaagatggaagaaTACTTATTTGCTCTGGTACTGTTATGAATGGAATTTTAGTATGGGAAttgacttcttcaaagctaTTATACAACCTCACTGATCATGAGGGGTCTATATTTGGTGTGAAACCTTCCAATTGTGGTAAATATCTTCTCAGTTGCTCTGACGATCGATCTATTAGAGTGTGGGATCTCTCCAAAGGTGAGTTATTAGCCACTGGATGGGGCCACGGAGCTAGAATTTGGGGACTTAGCTTTTTTTCATTCGATTCTAATCATGGATTCAAAGTATTCAGTTGTTCTGAAGACTGTACTGCTCGTGTTTGGAAGTATGCCAATGGTTCAGGTGAGCTTGTTCAGCAGAGGCTCATTTCCTGTCATACTGGAAGAAGTATTTGGAGTGAATGTGTCAATGATAAACTTAAGATTGGATTTACTGGTGGTGCTGATGGTAAACTAAAGGTTCATGACTTGGCCCCAGACATCAGGCTTGGATATGTTAGCTGTTTATGGACCGTTTCAGGAATTTCCAAGCAGACTGACATCGGTTTCGAAAAAGTTGAGACCATTAAAAGTTATTATGACTTTGGGTATGGACTTTTTGCGGTGAGCTCTTTGGGTAAATGCTTTGCTGTGAATAATAGCCATCAGTGGAATCATTTGTTTGAAGATGCCAGATTCGCTCGTTTTTCGTTGGTGACAGGGTTTAAGCATACTGGGATTGTTGTTCTTTGTAACAAGTCTGGAATTATGAttttgttgaagtttgACTCCACTTGTAACCTACTTTCCCGTTCAGAAATCCTAATTCCCACTATATCCCGATTGGGTAACATCTTGACCTCTAGTACCAATGATAAATTATTACTCTTGGCTGAATCGCCTAATCCCCAGGATTGTTTGGTCCTTcaggagattgatgaggcAACTTCAAAAGTAATATACACTTCTCTGTTGGTTAAACCCCAGGAGAACATTGCCATTAGTTCTCTACTCTACGATGCAGATACTCAATACTTGGTGGTTGGCTCTCGTTTTGCAACTATTATTCTTTACGATATGTCCATCGGCACTGAAGTACCGGTTTGTGCCTATTATAAAAACCAAGTGAAAGGTGACACGGTATCGGAATTGCTGGTTGCAAGTGCTGATaagatttcaagagaaCTATCGTTTTACGTGACTATGAAAGATGGCCGTTTTTATATCATTAAGGTTGGAACAAATCGGCAGATGGAGATTTTGGAAGATAATAGACTTCAAAGAGGATTCCTTGAAGGTCTGCTGATTGGAAGTAATGGCGAATTGCTGTTGTATGGCTTCAAATCTGACTGCTTCTACGTGTGGAATGAAACTACTCAAGATGAGATAGTTCGGATTGTGTGTGGTGGACCTCACAGGCAATGGAGTTTTTACTACTGGcatgaagaaggaaaattgAGGTTTCGTTTTGTGTTTACTAGGGCTTCCGATATAATGATGGTCCAAAATGGTTCGCAGCAGTTTGTTGATTATCTTAATGTTGGATTACACGGTAGAGAGATTAGAAGTATGGCTGTTATGAATGGGCCTAGCGAAAATgagaagttgttgatttCAGGAGGAGAGGATACTACGGTAAAGCTTTCTGAATTGAAAATGGATGGGACTATAAAGTTATTGTGGACCCAGCGACAGCACGGCTCCGGATTGCAGTCTGTTCATGTAGTGAACGATGAATATGTGATGAGTTCGTCTGCTAGAGAGGAGTTATACTTATGGAAGGTATCTCAGGCCACAGGCAAGCCGTCCATCTGTCTTTATAGAACAATCAGGCCTATATCTAAGCATCCGGATTTACGTGTGATGGACTTTGATACATTAGAAATCAAGGACAAGGGTAAACCCATTGGCTTTATAGTGGCCACAGTCTATTCAAATTCTCTCATTTGTCTCTGGTATTTCAACTATGTCGAGAAGAGCTATAAAATGTTTGTCAACGATTACTACAGACAGTGTTGTATTCTCAGCGTTCATTTCATGATTCTTCGAGGTAAAATATATCTTACTGCTGCTTCAACAAACGgatatctatctatctacAATGTGGATTCATTGTTGTCAAAGTACTTCGAACTGGGAAGTGGTAACACCCTCATAATGACTGGTGACGGAACTTTTGAGGTGTCGAAATTAGGTCGTTTAATTGTTGATAAACAGcttcatcaatcttctaTTAAGGCTCTTGACTACCGATATGTTTCTGAATCTGAAATCGTCATTGTGACTGGTGGAGATGACAATTCTCTCATTCTTAGTAAAATAAACATGAAAAATGATGCAGAGTCTGATTCTGTGCAGGTGGAGGTTTTATCTTACATTTCCGATGCGGCAGCATCCACTATTACCTGCGTTAATATGATAGACGAAAATAGAGTTGTGGTATCTTCTGTGGACCAGAAGTTTAGAGTTTGGAGTATTAAGGGAGGAAATCTTCAGTTATTAGATGACGAGTATACTACAGTTGCAGATATTGGCTGTGCAGTGGTTTCTGAGTTCAATGGAGTCAAGATGGTCCTTATTGGAGGAGCAGGAGTCTCAGTATGGAAATTGAATGAATAA